In a single window of the Campylobacter fetus subsp. testudinum 03-427 genome:
- a CDS encoding Sel1 domain repeat-containing protein (Pfam matches to PF08238.8 Sel1, and to PF08238.8 Sel1, and to PF08238.8 Sel1, and to PF08238.8 Sel1) → MRKIIFSLVALAIVAMAGDNIEGIKAAENGNYTKAAKLWQKSCDSGDAAGCAGLGLLYANGQGVKQNYFKAKELYQKACEGGDALGCTNLGVLYADGQGVKQNYFKAKEYFGKACDSGVAIGCTNLGSLYANGQGVKQDYFKAKELWQKACDSGVAIGCTNLGSLYANGQGVKQNRSKAKELYGKACDMGSQLGCENYADLNSKGY, encoded by the coding sequence GTGAGAAAGATCATTTTTAGTTTGGTCGCTTTAGCCATAGTGGCTATGGCTGGTGACAATATAGAGGGGATTAAGGCTGCTGAAAATGGAAACTACACAAAGGCAGCAAAGCTATGGCAAAAGTCTTGTGACTCTGGAGATGCTGCTGGTTGCGCTGGTCTTGGACTTTTATATGCAAACGGTCAAGGTGTGAAACAAAACTACTTTAAAGCTAAAGAGCTTTATCAAAAAGCTTGTGAGGGCGGAGATGCTCTTGGTTGCACTAATCTTGGAGTTTTATATGCAGACGGTCAAGGTGTGAAACAAAACTACTTTAAAGCTAAAGAGTACTTTGGTAAGGCTTGTGACTCTGGAGTTGCTATTGGTTGCACTAATCTTGGATCTTTATATGCAAACGGTCAAGGTGTGAAACAAGACTACTTTAAAGCTAAAGAATTGTGGCAAAAAGCTTGTGACTCTGGAGTTGCTATTGGTTGCACTAATCTTGGATCTTTATATGCAAACGGTCAAGGTGTGAAACAAAATAGATCAAAAGCCAAAGAGCTATACGGTAAGGCTTGTGATATGGGATCGCAACTTGGCTGTGAAAATTACGCTGATTTAAATTCCAAAGGCTACTAG
- the rho gene encoding transcription termination factor (Pfam matches to PF07497.8 Rho_RNA_bind, and to PF00006.21 ATP-synt_ab, and to PF07498.8 Rho_N): MENKDNAQSHQSSSGAKKQHTRTHIPVDGYKIEELRQLDLDSLVAIANEVGVENPREFRRQELVFEILKAQTKQGGFILFTGILEIVGDGYGFLRATDANLSDSANDTYVSQSQIKKFALRVGDIITGQVREPREQEKYYALLKIEAINYKSIAEAKERPLFDNLTPLFPNEKIKLEYDPMKLTGRVLDLFTPIGKGQRGLIVAPPRTGKTELMKELAHGITKNHPEMELIVLLIDERPEEVTDMQRSVKGEVFSSTFDLPAINHVRVAELVIEKAKRSVEMGKDVVILLDSITRLARAYNTVTPSSGKVLSGGVDANALHKPKRFFGAARNIENGGSLTIVATALIDTGSRMDDVIFEEFKGTGNSEIVLDRTISDRRIYPAVNILKSGTRKDELLQGPDDLGKIWAIRNIIATMDDIEALKFLYSKMLKTKDNKELLGIMNE; encoded by the coding sequence ATGGAAAATAAAGACAATGCCCAATCCCACCAAAGTTCTTCAGGTGCAAAAAAACAGCACACTCGGACGCATATTCCAGTTGATGGATATAAAATCGAAGAATTAAGACAACTCGATCTTGATAGCTTAGTAGCCATAGCAAACGAAGTCGGAGTTGAAAATCCACGAGAATTCAGACGCCAAGAGCTTGTTTTTGAAATTTTAAAAGCTCAAACAAAGCAAGGCGGTTTTATATTATTTACAGGAATTTTAGAAATAGTAGGTGATGGATACGGCTTTTTAAGAGCTACTGATGCAAATTTAAGCGATTCGGCAAATGATACCTATGTAAGTCAAAGTCAAATTAAAAAATTCGCTCTTCGTGTCGGTGATATCATCACTGGACAAGTAAGAGAGCCAAGAGAGCAAGAGAAATACTACGCTTTACTAAAAATAGAAGCTATAAATTACAAATCCATAGCAGAAGCAAAAGAAAGACCGCTTTTTGACAACCTAACTCCGCTTTTTCCAAATGAAAAAATAAAACTCGAATATGACCCGATGAAACTAACAGGGCGTGTTTTGGATCTATTTACTCCTATTGGAAAAGGTCAAAGAGGTCTTATAGTGGCTCCTCCAAGAACAGGTAAAACAGAGCTTATGAAAGAGCTTGCTCACGGTATAACAAAAAATCACCCAGAGATGGAACTCATAGTTCTTCTTATAGATGAGCGTCCTGAAGAGGTTACAGATATGCAACGCTCAGTAAAAGGAGAGGTTTTTAGCTCTACTTTTGATCTTCCTGCGATAAATCACGTAAGAGTTGCTGAGCTAGTCATAGAAAAAGCGAAACGTTCAGTAGAAATGGGAAAAGACGTTGTTATACTTCTTGATAGCATAACTCGCCTTGCACGTGCTTATAACACAGTCACTCCTAGCAGCGGAAAAGTACTAAGCGGAGGAGTAGATGCAAACGCACTACATAAACCAAAAAGATTTTTTGGAGCAGCAAGAAATATAGAAAACGGTGGAAGCCTAACCATAGTCGCAACAGCTCTGATAGATACTGGATCACGTATGGATGATGTGATATTTGAAGAGTTTAAGGGTACTGGAAATAGCGAGATCGTACTTGATAGAACTATCAGTGATAGAAGAATTTATCCAGCTGTAAATATACTGAAATCTGGAACAAGAAAAGATGAACTTCTTCAAGGACCAGATGATCTTGGTAAAATATGGGCGATAAGGAATATTATAGCAACGATGGACGATATCGAAGCGCTTAAATTTTTATATTCAAAAATGTTAAAAACGAAAGATAATAAAGAACTTCTTGGCATAATGAACGAATAG
- the dnaX gene encoding DNA polymerase III, gamma and tau subunits (Pfam match to PF13177.2 DNA_pol3_delta2), which produces MKALALKYRPKSFDELIGQDIVANSLSHALNSGRIGHAYLFSGLRGSGKTSSARIFAKALLCEQGIGSHPCEVCSNCIMANEGRHLDIIEMDAASHRKIDDIRELIEHTKYSPSSARFKIFIIDEVHMLTREAFNALLKTLEEPPEYVKFILATTDPLKLPATILSRTQHFRFKPISKNDILKHLEFIMNKEGIKFEPKALEILSRSGSGSLRDTLTLLDQAIIFSHEFVTQKSVADMLGLLDPSKIEEILSVVASRDRNALLNLLKDLSGSDAELIIDELIINLKDKFINQNSEFSILIFERFFRILSEAKSMLGSGSDSEFTLYIALFMMLEAFNLTDINDAISEIQLPQNKPVIIANPAVSIEQVPKPKNPYELFLSKIYDRDYELGKCFDECIEFLEFNDNKLILSSSASGEKAMMLRNSSSVIKEILKICFNPDTKIQIQKSEKTDQERDEKSINDAIKKLGNLVQNFQNNEPKNENNIVNTTQNSTFHLNENLNQVIDTDENINYDDNMINSKNNHNDEISKFKNDTNDQSSSYDKQNSFFKSITDQIQNANQNSTNINMQNNQELSFKSNIKELKRLFGEPEILKDDC; this is translated from the coding sequence TTGAAAGCTTTAGCACTAAAATATCGTCCAAAAAGCTTTGATGAGCTTATCGGTCAAGATATAGTAGCAAATAGTCTATCTCACGCCTTAAACTCAGGAAGAATAGGACACGCGTATCTATTTTCCGGACTTAGAGGTAGCGGAAAGACAAGTAGCGCTAGAATATTTGCTAAAGCTCTACTTTGCGAACAAGGTATCGGATCTCATCCATGTGAAGTATGCTCAAACTGCATAATGGCAAATGAAGGGCGACATTTAGATATCATCGAAATGGACGCCGCAAGCCATAGAAAAATAGACGATATAAGAGAACTCATAGAACATACGAAATACTCTCCATCAAGCGCTAGATTTAAAATTTTTATCATTGATGAAGTTCATATGCTAACTCGCGAAGCGTTTAATGCTCTACTAAAAACGCTTGAAGAACCGCCTGAATACGTAAAGTTTATCTTGGCTACGACAGATCCATTAAAACTTCCTGCCACCATACTATCGCGCACTCAGCATTTTAGATTTAAACCGATATCAAAGAATGATATTTTAAAACATCTTGAGTTCATCATGAACAAAGAGGGTATAAAATTTGAGCCAAAAGCACTTGAAATTCTTTCAAGAAGCGGATCTGGAAGCTTGCGAGATACCCTTACTTTGCTTGATCAAGCCATAATATTTTCTCACGAATTCGTAACTCAAAAATCCGTAGCCGATATGCTAGGTCTGCTTGATCCTTCAAAGATAGAAGAAATTTTATCGGTAGTAGCTTCAAGAGATAGAAATGCTCTTTTAAATTTATTAAAAGATTTAAGCGGAAGTGACGCTGAACTTATAATAGACGAACTTATTATAAATTTAAAAGATAAATTTATAAATCAAAACTCAGAATTTTCAATTCTTATTTTTGAGAGATTTTTTAGAATTTTATCTGAAGCAAAAAGTATGCTAGGATCTGGAAGCGACTCAGAATTTACGCTATACATAGCACTTTTTATGATGCTTGAAGCGTTTAATTTAACAGATATAAATGATGCCATAAGTGAGATACAATTACCTCAAAACAAACCAGTCATCATCGCAAATCCTGCCGTATCCATAGAGCAAGTACCAAAGCCAAAAAACCCGTACGAGCTATTTTTAAGTAAAATTTATGATAGGGATTATGAATTAGGAAAATGTTTTGATGAATGCATAGAGTTTTTGGAATTTAACGATAATAAGCTTATTTTAAGCTCAAGTGCGAGCGGAGAAAAAGCGATGATGTTAAGAAACTCATCAAGCGTAATAAAAGAAATTTTAAAAATTTGCTTTAACCCTGATACAAAAATTCAGATACAAAAATCTGAAAAAACAGATCAAGAAAGAGATGAAAAAAGCATAAATGATGCCATAAAAAAGCTTGGAAATTTAGTTCAAAACTTCCAAAATAATGAACCCAAAAATGAAAATAATATCGTAAATACCACTCAAAATAGCACTTTTCATCTTAATGAAAATTTAAATCAAGTTATAGATACGGATGAAAACATAAACTACGATGATAATATGATAAATAGTAAAAATAACCACAACGACGAAATATCTAAATTTAAAAATGATACCAACGATCAAAGTAGCTCATACGATAAACAAAACAGTTTCTTTAAAAGCATAACAGATCAAATCCAAAACGCAAATCAAAATTCTACAAATATCAATATGCAAAACAACCAAGAATTAAGCTTTAAATCAAATATCAAAGAGCTAAAAAGACTATTTGGCGAACCTGAAATTTTGAAAGATGACTGCTAA
- a CDS encoding putative membrane protein, with the protein MKKIIFCLLSVISFAFADIYNEIESKVLEFAKNNESLYKDDHEVARFKIENYVDNEFKPHSDILNLKLSIINKKMNKTNPKSIALDELRLNKLELQNEINKLEKKRAKLKEDAIREYNIERFRRSSRAFADAIFAVDPSTPAYDYTTTGAFLDGYYSFCIYVFMWSDTLHNYFKEKKYKLNYAEAVDANDLKKIAKEEGGMFSYGYMKCLSYHFIDIVARNFFIILSFIIFIFVVVLINRKIESKYPNKNN; encoded by the coding sequence ATGAAGAAAATAATATTTTGTCTGCTTAGCGTGATTTCTTTTGCTTTCGCAGATATTTATAATGAGATTGAAAGCAAGGTTTTGGAATTTGCCAAAAACAATGAATCTCTTTATAAAGATGATCATGAAGTTGCTAGATTTAAAATAGAAAATTATGTAGATAATGAATTTAAGCCTCATAGTGATATTTTAAATTTAAAACTATCAATAATAAATAAAAAAATGAATAAGACTAATCCGAAGTCTATTGCACTTGATGAGCTAAGATTAAATAAATTGGAATTGCAAAATGAAATTAATAAGTTAGAAAAAAAACGAGCAAAACTAAAAGAAGATGCTATTAGAGAGTATAACATAGAAAGATTCCGCAGGTCTAGCAGGGCATTTGCAGATGCTATATTTGCTGTAGATCCGTCAACACCAGCTTATGATTATACAACAACTGGTGCATTTTTGGATGGATATTATAGTTTTTGTATATATGTTTTTATGTGGTCTGATACATTGCATAATTATTTTAAAGAAAAGAAATATAAACTAAATTATGCTGAAGCAGTTGATGCTAATGATTTAAAAAAGATCGCAAAAGAAGAGGGTGGTATGTTTAGCTATGGATATATGAAATGTTTATCATACCACTTTATAGACATAGTTGCAAGAAATTTCTTTATAATTTTATCTTTTATAATTTTCATTTTTGTAGTGGTATTGATAAATAGAAAAATTGAATCTAAATATCCAAACAAAAATAATTAG
- a CDS encoding transcriptional regulator, XRE family (Pfam match to PF01381.18 HTH_3), which yields MLNLPEVTTEQENEEFFNLVANNIKKIRQARGLSQLETALSIGQASSGFYANMENNAHAKHFNLLHLFKLSKLFDCDICEFFKEEDNRI from the coding sequence ATGTTAAATTTACCAGAAGTAACAACTGAACAAGAAAATGAGGAATTTTTTAATTTAGTAGCTAACAATATTAAAAAAATAAGACAAGCCCGCGGCTTAAGCCAACTTGAGACAGCTCTTAGTATAGGTCAAGCATCTAGTGGATTTTATGCGAATATGGAAAATAACGCTCACGCAAAGCATTTTAATCTACTTCATCTTTTTAAACTTTCCAAATTATTTGATTGCGATATATGTGAATTTTTTAAAGAAGAAGATAACCGAATTTAA
- the fabI gene encoding enoyl-[acp] reductase (Pfam match to PF13561.2 adh_short_C2) — protein MIMNGKKGLIVGVANKMSIAYGIAKACKEQGASLAFTFVSDAIKKRVEPIAAELGSSLIYELDVNNKEHLDSLASKIKADFGDIDFIVHAVAYAPKEALEGEFIDTTKEAFDVAMGTSVYSLISLTKAVLPVLKEGGSVLTLSYLGGAKFVPHYNVMGVAKAALESSVRYLARDLGKKNIRVNAISAGPIKTLAASGIGDFKMILKWNECNAPLKRNVSIDDVGKSGMYLLSDLASGVTGEIHYVDAGYNIMGMGDAVVGENGSTVLAWDEFKE, from the coding sequence GTGATAATGAACGGTAAAAAAGGACTTATAGTCGGCGTAGCAAATAAAATGAGCATAGCTTATGGTATCGCAAAAGCGTGTAAAGAGCAAGGAGCATCTCTGGCTTTTACTTTCGTAAGCGACGCTATCAAAAAGCGTGTTGAGCCTATCGCAGCTGAGCTTGGAAGCTCTCTTATATATGAGCTTGATGTGAATAACAAAGAGCATTTAGACTCATTGGCAAGTAAGATAAAAGCTGATTTTGGGGATATAGATTTTATCGTTCATGCTGTTGCTTACGCTCCTAAAGAGGCGTTAGAAGGTGAGTTTATAGATACTACAAAAGAAGCCTTTGACGTGGCTATGGGTACTAGCGTGTATTCGCTTATAAGCCTTACTAAAGCTGTCTTGCCTGTGCTAAAAGAGGGTGGCTCGGTGCTTACTTTAAGTTATCTTGGCGGAGCTAAGTTCGTACCGCATTATAACGTAATGGGTGTAGCAAAAGCGGCTCTTGAGAGTAGCGTAAGATACCTTGCGCGTGACCTTGGAAAGAAAAATATAAGAGTAAATGCTATATCAGCAGGTCCTATAAAAACACTAGCGGCTAGTGGAATAGGTGATTTTAAGATGATACTAAAATGGAATGAATGTAACGCTCCACTAAAAAGAAACGTTAGTATAGATGACGTTGGTAAAAGCGGAATGTATCTTTTAAGCGACCTTGCTAGTGGTGTTACGGGTGAAATTCATTACGTTGATGCAGGGTATAATATAATGGGAATGGGCGACGCAGTAGTAGGTGAAAACGGCTCTACTGTCCTTGCATGGGATGAGTTTAAAGAGTAA